A genomic segment from Thermococcus sp. LS1 encodes:
- a CDS encoding ubiquitin-like small modifier protein 1: protein MKVRFYATFRELVGRKEIELSSPRTVGELIDYLAEHYNPEIKKQLLESPRAKEAGKAIDGMILVNGHNILHLKGLDTELKDDDEVHIFPPAGGG, encoded by the coding sequence ATGAAGGTGCGATTTTACGCCACATTCCGGGAGCTGGTGGGGAGGAAGGAGATAGAGTTGAGCAGTCCCAGAACGGTAGGGGAGCTTATCGATTATCTAGCCGAGCACTACAATCCGGAGATAAAGAAGCAGCTCCTCGAAAGCCCCCGCGCCAAGGAGGCGGGAAAGGCCATAGACGGAATGATCCTCGTGAACGGCCACAACATCCTGCACCTTAAAGGCCTCGACACCGAGCTGAAGGACGATGACGAGGTGCACATCTTCCCGCCCGCGGGGGGCGGCTGA
- a CDS encoding ParB/RepB/Spo0J family partition protein has protein sequence MRRTRLITREEAFRRAERIKDEYKAIYGIEFELERAFIPLEQVVPTQRELSEAKLLVVLQEIKHGYDAPIVVIPHGGKYYVLDGHHRAFALKKLGFTEVEAILLRPKNGFVPGVVRTAEKGGLKKLEDVKIVRD, from the coding sequence TTGAGGAGGACAAGGCTCATAACGAGGGAGGAAGCCTTCAGGCGCGCCGAGCGCATAAAGGACGAGTACAAAGCCATCTACGGCATCGAGTTTGAGCTTGAAAGGGCCTTTATTCCGCTGGAGCAGGTTGTTCCCACCCAGAGGGAGCTCAGCGAGGCCAAGCTGCTGGTCGTCCTTCAGGAGATAAAGCACGGCTACGACGCGCCTATAGTGGTCATACCACACGGCGGGAAATACTACGTGCTCGATGGCCACCACAGGGCATTTGCCCTCAAGAAGCTCGGCTTTACCGAGGTCGAGGCCATCCTTCTGAGACCAAAAAACGGCTTTGTTCCTGGCGTTGTAAGAACTGCGGAAAAAGGAGGGCTGAAAAAGCTGGAAGACGTAAAAATAGTGAGGGATTAA
- a CDS encoding PCNA-inhibitor, with translation MDRKLDEFIANAAPKVSGSDTPRKKKKRLKSTSLESFLPEEHVVYFKKLRIGSKKIRNAKIEEL, from the coding sequence ATGGACAGGAAGCTCGACGAGTTCATAGCCAACGCCGCGCCGAAGGTTTCCGGAAGTGATACACCCCGCAAAAAGAAAAAGCGCCTCAAATCTACGAGCCTGGAATCTTTTCTACCTGAAGAACATGTAGTTTACTTCAAAAAGCTCCGGATAGGTTCGAAGAAGATAAGGAACGCCAAAATAGAAGAGCTATAG
- a CDS encoding MTH1187 family thiamine-binding protein — translation MAVAELCLFPLGTESPSVGKYLEPVIEVIKASGLKYQVCPMGTVVEGSVEEILELVKACHEAILKAGAKRIVISLKIDDRVDKPLTIESKMGV, via the coding sequence ATGGCAGTAGCGGAGCTTTGTCTTTTTCCCCTTGGAACAGAAAGCCCGAGTGTGGGCAAGTACCTCGAACCCGTTATCGAAGTCATAAAGGCGAGTGGCCTGAAGTACCAGGTCTGCCCGATGGGAACTGTGGTTGAAGGTTCCGTAGAGGAAATCCTCGAGCTCGTCAAGGCCTGCCATGAGGCTATCCTAAAAGCGGGGGCAAAGCGCATCGTCATAAGCCTCAAGATAGACGACCGCGTTGATAAACCTCTCACCATAGAGAGCAAGATGGGTGTCTGA
- the glmS gene encoding glutamine--fructose-6-phosphate transaminase (isomerizing) encodes MCGIIGYIGERPACQVIVKGLKRLEYRGYDSVGIVTEENGELHIKKGAGRIDELAEKLGLLEMPGKRGIGHTRWATHGVPNDINAHPQTDCSGKIALVHNGIIENYGEIKEELLKRGHIFKSDTDTEVIAHLIEEELKSSENFEEAMRKALLKLKGSFALGIIYTEEPDRLYFVRNESPLVLGIGEGENFAASDVPAFLEYTNRAVFLDDGEYAVITKDSYVVKKISTGEIVEKPVHEIEWTLEMAEKAGYEHFMLKEIYEQPRAIRDAIHGNAEVIENVAKEIAKYDKIFFVAMGTSYHAALVGKYLLQRLAKKVPIVEEASEFRYEMEDLIDEDTLVIAITQSGETADTLAAMKLAKAKGAKVLAIVNVVGSMATRIADLTLYTHAGPEIGVAATKTYTTQLTVLTMLATALARVLGTASEEYLNELESKLKEVPELVEKVLKHDGALRELAEGLKEKRDFFYIGRSIGVPTALEGALKLKEISYIHAEGLSAGELKHGPLALLEDGVPVVAIAPSGKTFDKMVSNIEESKARGAYIIALGDNESLKRVSDVLIEMPPMDELLTPIVYVVPLQILAYHLAVLRGNDPDKPRNLAKSVTVE; translated from the coding sequence ATGTGCGGCATAATCGGGTACATAGGCGAAAGACCTGCCTGTCAGGTTATTGTTAAGGGCCTCAAGCGCCTTGAGTACAGAGGTTACGATTCTGTTGGAATAGTCACCGAGGAAAACGGTGAGCTTCATATTAAGAAGGGTGCCGGGAGGATAGACGAGCTCGCTGAAAAGCTCGGCCTTCTTGAGATGCCCGGAAAAAGGGGCATAGGCCACACCCGTTGGGCCACCCACGGCGTTCCGAACGATATTAACGCTCATCCCCAGACCGACTGCTCAGGCAAAATCGCCCTCGTCCACAACGGCATAATCGAGAACTACGGGGAGATAAAAGAGGAGCTCCTCAAAAGGGGACACATCTTCAAGAGCGATACTGATACTGAGGTCATAGCTCACCTCATAGAGGAGGAGCTCAAGTCGAGCGAGAACTTTGAAGAAGCCATGAGAAAAGCACTGCTCAAGCTCAAGGGCTCTTTCGCGCTGGGAATAATCTACACGGAAGAGCCGGACAGGCTCTACTTTGTGAGGAACGAGAGCCCGCTCGTTCTGGGCATAGGTGAGGGAGAAAACTTCGCGGCAAGCGATGTGCCTGCGTTTTTGGAGTACACCAACAGGGCCGTTTTCCTTGACGATGGGGAATACGCGGTGATAACGAAGGATTCCTACGTCGTTAAAAAGATCTCAACCGGCGAAATCGTTGAGAAGCCAGTCCACGAGATAGAGTGGACCCTTGAGATGGCCGAGAAGGCTGGTTATGAGCACTTCATGCTGAAGGAGATCTACGAGCAGCCGAGGGCGATAAGGGACGCAATCCACGGCAACGCGGAAGTTATAGAGAATGTCGCCAAGGAGATAGCGAAGTACGATAAAATCTTCTTCGTTGCAATGGGAACCTCCTACCACGCCGCCCTGGTCGGGAAATACCTCCTCCAGCGCCTGGCGAAGAAGGTTCCAATCGTTGAAGAAGCCAGCGAATTCCGCTATGAAATGGAAGACCTGATAGACGAGGATACGCTCGTCATAGCCATAACCCAGAGCGGCGAGACTGCAGACACTCTGGCAGCCATGAAGCTGGCGAAAGCCAAGGGTGCAAAAGTCCTCGCCATAGTCAATGTCGTCGGCAGCATGGCAACCAGAATAGCGGATTTAACCCTCTACACCCACGCGGGGCCGGAGATAGGCGTTGCCGCAACTAAAACCTACACCACCCAGCTTACCGTTCTTACCATGCTCGCCACAGCTCTCGCAAGGGTTCTTGGAACCGCCAGCGAGGAATACCTGAACGAACTTGAGAGTAAGCTGAAAGAAGTCCCAGAGCTTGTTGAGAAAGTCCTCAAGCATGACGGCGCACTCAGGGAGCTCGCTGAGGGACTTAAGGAAAAGAGGGACTTCTTCTACATCGGAAGGAGCATAGGCGTCCCCACCGCCCTGGAAGGAGCGCTCAAGCTCAAGGAGATAAGCTACATCCACGCCGAGGGGCTGAGCGCGGGTGAGCTGAAGCACGGCCCGCTGGCACTGCTTGAAGACGGCGTTCCTGTGGTTGCAATCGCCCCCAGCGGAAAGACCTTCGACAAGATGGTGTCGAACATAGAGGAATCGAAGGCGAGGGGCGCATACATAATAGCCCTGGGCGATAATGAGAGTCTTAAGAGGGTCTCGGATGTTCTCATAGAGATGCCTCCAATGGACGAGCTGCTTACACCCATAGTTTACGTCGTCCCGCTCCAGATCCTCGCATATCATCTCGCCGTCCTCAGGGGCAACGACCCCGACAAGCCGAGGAATTTGGCCAAGTCAGTTACCGTTGAATGA
- a CDS encoding adenylate kinase → MNILIFGPPGSGKSTHSRTITERYGLTYISSGDMIRAEIERGSELGKELKKYLAKGELIPDIVVNTLVISRLRRDRNNFIIDGYPRTAEQVLALENYLYDHGIRIDVAMEIFISKEESVERISGRRICPRCGAVYHLRYRPTKVPGKCDLCGSQLVQREDDRPEIVARRYDLYVKNMEPIIKFYKKQGIYVRVDGHGSINEVWERIRPLLDYIHNREKKRKEHE, encoded by the coding sequence ATGAACATTCTCATTTTTGGACCACCTGGGAGCGGCAAATCAACCCACTCAAGGACGATAACGGAGCGCTACGGGCTGACGTATATCTCCTCGGGGGACATGATACGGGCAGAGATTGAAAGGGGAAGCGAGCTCGGGAAGGAGCTGAAGAAGTATCTCGCAAAGGGGGAGCTCATCCCGGACATCGTCGTCAATACCCTCGTGATTTCTCGCTTAAGGCGCGACAGGAACAACTTCATCATCGACGGATACCCCAGAACGGCAGAGCAGGTTCTCGCGCTCGAGAACTACCTCTACGACCACGGCATAAGGATAGACGTGGCGATGGAGATTTTCATCTCTAAGGAGGAGAGTGTTGAGCGCATCTCCGGGAGGAGGATATGTCCCAGGTGCGGTGCCGTTTATCACCTTCGGTACCGACCCACAAAGGTCCCTGGTAAATGTGACCTATGTGGCTCCCAGCTCGTCCAGAGGGAGGACGACAGGCCAGAGATAGTGGCGAGGCGCTACGACCTCTACGTCAAGAACATGGAGCCAATAATCAAGTTCTACAAGAAGCAGGGCATCTACGTTAGGGTTGATGGTCACGGCAGTATAAACGAGGTCTGGGAGAGGATAAGGCCACTCCTTGATTACATACACAACCGCGAAAAGAAACGGAAAGAACACGAGTAA
- a CDS encoding dolichyl-phosphate-mannose--protein mannosyltransferase: MDWKRTAFILISGLIIIGSFWYLYDFASQPKLRGYISDEVWYVPASRNILHRLGVELHYINETTHSAGVNIIFANTSVRIKYQYLVEKMALRYNATYEKEYLKFPAVYFEIPVENLEPFLDELSREIPSDAYYVVPGYWYPDKDNIQNYLNLEHPFLGKDLIMLGMILEDKPINWRLPGLIAFVLIQVLVLLATYRISRSYLASLIALLFSAADPTLQATAVVAMLDIHVAFFVALFMALLVFEKRRASGFAIGLAAAAKLSGAFGWPVLLIRAFKRENRLVSFLLTIAVFPAIGFLLPNVPAMVAVGPEKWFREFLGSFRWHLSSKGGHPAASPFWEWFINKKAFALHYDPNIFAQTDPFLLLGMVLFIFAMPWLYKRKPGILAPFGVFWSTIYFFALQYILGGTTQFSFYATVLVPPAAVVMGVALNELLKWEAFRESLWAYLEWLLDVKDRVRLRLGR, translated from the coding sequence ATGGACTGGAAGAGAACAGCGTTCATTCTCATCTCTGGCCTCATAATCATCGGCTCCTTCTGGTACCTGTATGACTTCGCCTCTCAGCCGAAACTTAGGGGCTACATCAGCGACGAGGTGTGGTACGTCCCGGCCTCTAGGAACATCCTTCACAGGCTCGGCGTGGAGCTCCACTACATCAACGAAACTACCCATTCTGCAGGGGTTAACATAATATTCGCCAACACGAGCGTGCGGATAAAGTACCAGTATCTTGTTGAGAAGATGGCCCTCCGCTACAACGCAACCTATGAAAAAGAGTATCTCAAGTTCCCGGCCGTTTACTTTGAAATTCCGGTTGAGAACCTTGAGCCGTTCCTCGACGAACTCTCGCGCGAGATTCCTTCTGATGCCTATTATGTCGTCCCAGGCTACTGGTACCCGGACAAGGATAACATCCAGAACTACCTCAACCTGGAACACCCGTTCCTTGGGAAGGACCTCATAATGCTCGGCATGATTCTTGAGGACAAACCCATCAACTGGCGTCTCCCGGGTCTTATCGCCTTCGTTCTAATCCAGGTTCTCGTCCTGCTCGCCACCTACAGGATAAGCAGGAGCTATCTCGCTTCGCTCATAGCGCTTCTCTTTTCCGCTGCAGACCCGACGCTTCAGGCGACTGCAGTAGTTGCAATGCTCGATATTCACGTCGCCTTCTTTGTGGCGCTCTTCATGGCCCTGCTCGTCTTTGAGAAGAGACGTGCCTCGGGTTTTGCCATTGGCTTAGCCGCGGCCGCAAAGCTCAGCGGTGCCTTCGGCTGGCCGGTGCTCTTAATCAGGGCATTCAAACGAGAGAACCGCCTCGTGAGCTTTCTTCTCACCATAGCGGTATTTCCTGCCATCGGCTTCCTTCTGCCAAACGTTCCTGCTATGGTGGCTGTTGGGCCTGAGAAGTGGTTCAGGGAGTTCCTCGGCAGCTTCCGCTGGCACCTCAGCTCCAAGGGCGGCCACCCTGCGGCCTCTCCGTTCTGGGAGTGGTTCATAAACAAGAAGGCCTTCGCGCTCCACTATGACCCCAACATCTTCGCCCAGACGGATCCCTTCCTTCTCCTCGGAATGGTGCTCTTCATATTCGCCATGCCGTGGTTGTACAAGAGGAAGCCCGGAATCCTCGCCCCCTTTGGCGTCTTTTGGAGCACGATTTACTTCTTCGCTCTTCAGTACATCCTCGGGGGAACGACGCAGTTCAGCTTCTACGCGACCGTTCTCGTTCCACCTGCGGCCGTGGTCATGGGCGTGGCATTGAACGAGCTCCTCAAGTGGGAAGCCTTCAGGGAGTCGCTGTGGGCTTACCTGGAGTGGTTGCTGGACGTGAAGGATAGGGTCAGACTGAGGCTGGGAAGATGA
- a CDS encoding methyltransferase domain-containing protein, producing MSEITEEQISLAVEMIRKGLDKRKIRAKLGENWKEIVEIARARIRAKDKFSRDDLWMDLEGLRYATHEVVAKYRAERLAEFGVKSIADVSCGIGIQLIFYAMKVEKAYGVDIDPKKIEFARKNAEKYGVRNIEFINADSLAPETVERIDAEVIFSDPARPPEMPERRLEDLLPSPLAIYESYKHKTDSFIFDLPPQIRREKVPWKGEFEYIDLFGHLNRLTFYTEPLAKAERSAVVLPKGVRLESNPNLEDIVTWIEEPKQYLYEIPQAVDYADLLNELFHTVNGELKMLLREKRRVLATSDERVESDYFKRSYAVVGLTKFHPLRINDFLRKEGFGRATLRISIPENEYWRFRKRIEANLKGDRRAFVFQFKDKAIIAEAL from the coding sequence ATGAGCGAGATAACCGAAGAGCAGATAAGCCTCGCCGTCGAGATGATTAGAAAGGGCCTGGACAAGAGAAAGATTCGCGCCAAGCTCGGCGAGAACTGGAAGGAAATAGTCGAGATAGCCCGCGCAAGGATAAGGGCCAAGGACAAGTTCTCGCGCGACGACCTCTGGATGGATCTGGAAGGCCTCCGCTACGCCACCCATGAGGTCGTTGCAAAATACCGCGCCGAGAGACTGGCCGAGTTCGGAGTTAAGAGCATAGCCGACGTTTCGTGCGGAATAGGCATACAGCTCATCTTCTACGCGATGAAGGTAGAGAAGGCCTACGGAGTTGATATAGACCCCAAGAAGATAGAGTTCGCGAGGAAAAACGCCGAGAAGTACGGCGTTAGAAACATCGAGTTCATAAACGCCGATTCCCTCGCACCCGAAACGGTAGAACGCATCGATGCCGAAGTGATCTTCTCTGACCCTGCCCGTCCTCCGGAGATGCCGGAGAGAAGGCTCGAGGATTTACTTCCAAGCCCCCTGGCGATTTATGAATCGTACAAGCACAAAACCGATTCCTTCATCTTCGACCTTCCGCCACAGATAAGGCGCGAAAAGGTTCCCTGGAAGGGCGAGTTCGAGTACATCGACCTGTTCGGCCACCTGAACAGGCTGACCTTCTACACGGAGCCCCTGGCAAAGGCAGAGCGGAGCGCGGTGGTTCTGCCAAAAGGGGTTCGCCTTGAGAGCAATCCCAATCTCGAGGACATCGTAACCTGGATCGAGGAGCCTAAGCAGTACCTCTATGAGATTCCGCAGGCGGTGGACTACGCCGATTTGCTGAATGAACTCTTCCACACTGTCAATGGCGAGCTGAAGATGCTCCTCCGCGAGAAAAGGCGCGTTCTGGCGACGAGCGACGAGAGAGTCGAGAGCGACTACTTCAAGCGCTCCTACGCCGTCGTTGGCCTCACCAAATTCCACCCGCTCAGAATCAATGATTTCCTCAGAAAGGAGGGCTTTGGAAGGGCCACGCTGAGGATAAGCATCCCTGAGAACGAGTACTGGCGGTTTAGGAAGCGCATCGAAGCAAACCTGAAGGGTGACAGAAGGGCCTTCGTCTTCCAGTTCAAGGACAAGGCGATAATAGCGGAGGCGCTATAG
- a CDS encoding class I SAM-dependent methyltransferase: MAEYFNRIAGRYDDWYRTKTGQYVDRTEKWLVFSMLQTKSGKALDLGCGTGNYTLELKKRGFDVIGLDASEGMLEIARAKGLNCIKGDAYSLPFPDESFDLVLSVTMFEFIHKPEQVISEIHRVLKPGGEVLIGTMNGRSSWFFFKRLKSLFVETAYRYARFYTPRELELLLKNGGFTEVESAGVIFFPSFWPFLGLAERIDKKCHRKCRNLAAFIAVRGVKS; encoded by the coding sequence ATGGCCGAGTACTTCAACAGAATTGCCGGGCGCTACGACGACTGGTACCGGACGAAAACCGGTCAGTACGTAGACAGAACTGAGAAGTGGTTAGTCTTCTCCATGCTCCAAACGAAATCAGGTAAGGCCCTCGATTTAGGCTGCGGCACTGGAAACTACACTCTCGAGCTCAAAAAGCGCGGCTTCGATGTTATAGGCCTCGATGCGAGCGAGGGGATGCTTGAAATAGCCAGGGCAAAGGGCCTCAACTGCATCAAAGGCGACGCCTACAGTCTGCCCTTTCCGGACGAGAGCTTTGACCTCGTGCTGAGCGTGACCATGTTCGAGTTCATTCACAAGCCAGAACAGGTAATCTCAGAAATCCACCGCGTCCTCAAGCCCGGCGGTGAGGTTCTCATCGGCACTATGAACGGAAGGAGCTCGTGGTTCTTCTTCAAGCGCCTAAAGAGCCTCTTCGTCGAGACGGCCTACCGCTATGCCAGGTTCTACACCCCCAGGGAACTCGAACTTCTCCTGAAGAACGGGGGCTTTACTGAGGTCGAGAGTGCGGGGGTTATCTTTTTTCCCTCCTTCTGGCCCTTCTTGGGCTTGGCCGAAAGGATTGACAAAAAATGCCACAGGAAGTGCAGAAACCTTGCTGCCTTCATAGCCGTCAGGGGAGTGAAGTCTTGA
- a CDS encoding STT3 domain-containing protein — protein MVKTDVKEKRKKKKEEKSSLPEYYQKFKAYGLPLIVLLLAYIGFKIRAVTSNYKTFLDPDTFYHYELYKLAIQEWLPKYFPLANPPTGLKISESLGLYAVQAFFYKLVSPLGYDVMDAFKLWPPFVGAMTIIAVYLLGKKLHSNWAGVWAAAFMMFSYANFSKTYSGNNRGEGPFMMFFLYAVFSLIVYLDEKEWNWKKILSGVLFLITSVLYMGVWLGSQFGVGILLLFAAAHTIILFVFGKIEELKRFVKEFYPIYALSLLIGIALYPTGFVRIKGFLIFSLEAFIGLSVLVAIMLYGERFKLNYSDKKHRFGVVVGIGILGFVLAYLYLGPDLLKYMGAAYQSNPLYQTVAELAKTDWKTIAGYYSVKTKDGIIFLLSLAGFIIVLARFIRKLLKGDLTGYKEVFLVTYYIGSVYLLLMAVRFVFQASGAILLLAGVAIGEVFLFVENMKESMTTKALYAVLLILLFLPLPIIGAQYMNNMAINTSKAQGSVPADWVNTLTWLRENSHPLDSATSWWDYGYWIESSLLSNRRSATDGGHAYDRRYIVADFFAHYGNESEQDFEAWELNYMIVWQQDIYKFNAISYLGGAITYGEYKNNPMFQLIYPQYIQYVNESGKTVVYINTGQYAYQPVMTIDLTKGQVIQGRGDIPYVLYIFQGYGMLAYQSIAFSNFVRLAFHIPYSFEPWDAQMLFANFKPVYTNGGVSTYEFRPFAVYRIDKYENGTWKAFYSTTAGGKLPLGEQKLRLWISAFGRDVKDATLVFEAYNGTELIKREVLAENLNINHLNETPVEVSLTIPNATKYRFVLIQDGPVGVLNGEPKVDGKIANPSYILDEGQSGQLELIAAFRQDYTVDLYLRASIVYYVAPNGKDINKPNFRLEPHMDIITYVPVKEGISVKEGNNTIVAQASMPENVFESYIQELYKKYGEDKVVIVKKRIEPVFIAKKEYVIWEG, from the coding sequence ATGGTGAAAACCGACGTTAAGGAAAAACGAAAGAAAAAGAAGGAGGAGAAATCCTCCCTTCCCGAGTACTATCAGAAGTTCAAGGCCTACGGGCTTCCGCTGATAGTCCTCCTGCTGGCATACATCGGCTTCAAGATAAGGGCCGTTACGTCCAACTACAAGACCTTCCTCGATCCGGATACCTTCTACCACTACGAGCTCTACAAGCTGGCCATCCAGGAGTGGCTCCCCAAGTACTTCCCACTGGCCAATCCTCCCACGGGGCTCAAGATAAGCGAATCTCTCGGCCTCTACGCGGTGCAGGCCTTCTTCTACAAGCTGGTTAGTCCGCTCGGCTACGACGTCATGGATGCTTTCAAGCTCTGGCCACCGTTCGTTGGAGCAATGACCATCATAGCGGTCTATCTCCTCGGAAAGAAGCTCCACTCCAACTGGGCGGGCGTCTGGGCGGCAGCGTTCATGATGTTCTCCTACGCAAACTTCAGCAAGACATACTCAGGCAACAACCGTGGTGAAGGTCCGTTCATGATGTTCTTCCTCTACGCGGTGTTCTCCCTCATCGTGTACCTCGACGAGAAGGAGTGGAACTGGAAGAAAATCCTCTCAGGGGTGCTCTTCCTGATAACCAGCGTCCTCTACATGGGCGTCTGGCTGGGAAGCCAGTTCGGTGTGGGAATCCTCCTGCTCTTCGCGGCAGCGCACACGATAATCCTCTTCGTATTCGGAAAGATTGAAGAGCTCAAGCGCTTTGTTAAAGAATTTTACCCGATCTACGCGCTGTCGCTGCTCATCGGAATAGCGCTATATCCGACAGGCTTCGTCAGGATAAAGGGCTTCCTCATATTCTCCCTCGAGGCCTTCATCGGGCTTTCCGTGCTCGTTGCAATAATGCTCTACGGGGAGAGGTTCAAGCTCAACTACTCTGACAAGAAGCACAGGTTCGGGGTCGTTGTGGGCATAGGTATCCTCGGCTTCGTTCTGGCATACCTCTACCTCGGCCCCGACCTGCTGAAGTACATGGGTGCCGCGTACCAGTCCAACCCGCTCTACCAGACGGTCGCCGAGCTCGCCAAGACTGATTGGAAGACAATAGCCGGCTACTACAGCGTCAAGACCAAGGACGGAATTATCTTCCTGCTCTCACTCGCTGGTTTCATCATAGTCCTCGCCCGCTTCATAAGGAAGCTCCTCAAAGGCGACCTCACCGGTTACAAGGAAGTCTTCCTCGTGACCTACTACATTGGCTCGGTTTACCTGCTCCTCATGGCGGTCAGATTCGTGTTCCAGGCCTCAGGCGCAATCCTCCTCCTGGCGGGAGTTGCGATAGGCGAGGTATTCCTCTTCGTCGAGAACATGAAGGAGAGCATGACGACCAAGGCCCTATATGCCGTGCTGCTCATACTCCTCTTCCTGCCGCTCCCAATCATAGGTGCCCAGTACATGAACAACATGGCCATCAACACCTCCAAGGCCCAGGGCTCAGTCCCGGCCGACTGGGTGAACACACTCACCTGGCTCAGGGAGAACAGCCACCCGCTTGACAGCGCCACCAGCTGGTGGGACTACGGCTACTGGATTGAGTCAAGCCTCCTCAGCAACAGGCGCTCCGCAACTGACGGTGGTCACGCCTACGACAGGCGTTACATAGTTGCGGACTTCTTCGCCCACTACGGCAACGAAAGCGAGCAGGATTTCGAGGCCTGGGAGCTCAACTACATGATAGTCTGGCAGCAGGACATCTACAAGTTCAACGCCATAAGCTACCTCGGTGGAGCAATAACCTACGGCGAGTACAAGAACAACCCGATGTTCCAGCTGATATACCCGCAGTACATTCAGTACGTCAACGAGAGCGGCAAAACCGTCGTCTACATCAACACGGGTCAGTACGCCTACCAGCCAGTGATGACCATCGACCTCACCAAGGGGCAGGTCATACAGGGCAGGGGAGACATACCCTACGTTCTCTACATCTTCCAGGGCTACGGCATGCTCGCCTACCAGAGCATAGCCTTCAGCAACTTCGTGCGCTTGGCGTTCCACATACCCTACTCATTCGAGCCGTGGGATGCCCAGATGCTCTTCGCCAACTTCAAGCCGGTATACACCAACGGTGGAGTTTCGACCTACGAGTTCAGGCCCTTCGCAGTTTACAGGATTGACAAGTACGAGAACGGCACATGGAAAGCATTCTACAGCACGACCGCCGGCGGTAAGCTTCCACTCGGCGAGCAGAAGCTCAGACTCTGGATTTCAGCATTCGGCAGGGACGTTAAGGACGCGACCCTCGTCTTTGAGGCCTACAACGGAACCGAGCTCATCAAGAGGGAGGTTCTGGCAGAGAACCTCAACATCAACCACCTCAACGAGACCCCCGTTGAGGTCAGCCTGACGATACCGAACGCGACCAAGTATCGCTTCGTCCTCATCCAGGACGGCCCGGTGGGAGTGCTCAACGGCGAGCCGAAGGTTGATGGAAAGATCGCCAACCCAAGTTACATCCTTGATGAGGGCCAGAGCGGCCAGCTGGAGCTCATAGCGGCATTCAGGCAGGACTACACCGTCGATCTTTACCTCAGGGCGAGCATAGTCTACTACGTCGCACCCAACGGCAAGGACATAAACAAGCCGAACTTCCGCTTGGAGCCCCACATGGACATCATAACCTACGTCCCCGTCAAGGAGGGCATAAGCGTCAAGGAGGGTAACAACACGATAGTTGCCCAAGCCAGCATGCCCGAGAACGTCTTCGAGAGCTACATCCAGGAGCTCTACAAGAAGTACGGTGAGGACAAGGTTGTCATCGTCAAGAAGAGGATAGAGCCAGTGTTCATTGCAAAGAAGGAGTACGTGATTTGGGAGGGTTAA
- a CDS encoding single- stranded DNA-binding family protein produces the protein MKLSTGFVRASGYAYKVRRVLFAITRGRVEPEEVVRAAAELNQYVFEKLQEMGVDKGDVVRISVPFSIEDGKIKWHYEGLKIEVYKKEDEAKLAEAMEEIEERERALEEQIKELEELALQLREMSEKILEKLEELKQEHTSLRLKAEE, from the coding sequence ATGAAACTGAGCACAGGCTTTGTTCGGGCATCCGGCTACGCCTACAAGGTGAGGCGCGTCCTCTTTGCAATAACACGCGGAAGGGTAGAGCCAGAAGAAGTTGTAAGGGCCGCGGCGGAGCTCAACCAGTACGTCTTTGAAAAGCTCCAAGAGATGGGCGTCGACAAGGGCGATGTTGTGAGGATAAGCGTCCCCTTCAGCATCGAGGATGGAAAGATAAAGTGGCACTATGAGGGACTCAAGATAGAGGTCTACAAGAAGGAGGACGAAGCAAAGCTTGCCGAAGCTATGGAGGAAATCGAGGAGCGCGAGAGAGCCCTCGAAGAGCAGATAAAGGAGCTCGAGGAGCTCGCCCTTCAGCTCAGAGAGATGAGCGAGAAAATACTGGAGAAGCTGGAGGAGCTCAAGCAGGAGCACACATCTCTCAGGCTCAAGGCGGAGGAGTGA